In Natronococcus sp. AD-5, the genomic window CGGCGAACTCCCGGAGGAGACGTTCGTCCTCCTGGGTCGGCTCGCGCTCGAAGGCGTCCGGGTCGACGGTCTCCTCGCGGTGATGGTAGCGGCCGAGCTTGAACCCCGGGACGCCGTGGACCGGGAAGCCGTAGAATAGTCCGTCGGACGCCTGCAGAATCCAGACGGGGAACCGATCCGGGGTGAACAGCTCCGGTTCGGCGGGCTGGAGCCAGGCGAGCGCCTGTCGCTCGGGGACGGCGACCGCCTCGAGCGCGTCGACGAACCGCGCGGCCCACGCGCCCGCCGCGACGACGAGGCGGTCGGCCTCGTACGTGTCGTGGTCGGTCTCGACGCGGACGCCGCCGTCGGGGGTCGGTCGCCAGTCTACGGCGCGCTCGCGGGCGCGAATCGTCGCGCCGGCGCGGTGGGCCCGGTTCACGTGCGCGACGATGCACTGCTCGGGGACGAGGTAGCCGCCGTCGGGCTGGTAGATCGCTTCGTAGTCGTCGGGCAACCGGTAGCCGGGGTGGCGGTCCGCGAGTTCGGCGCTCGAGAGGCGTTCGTACTCGAGGTCGTGCTCCTCGCAGGCGCGTTTCGACCCCTCGACCAGGGAGCTGTCGGCCGGACCGGCGTCGATCGAGCCCGTCCGGTAGAGCAGTCGCCGGTCGTGGTCGGCCTCGAGCTCCTCCCAGAGATCGTACGCCCGCTGCAAGAGCGGGACGTAGGCGGGGTGCTCGTGGTAGGCGAGGCGGATGATTCGGGTGATGCCGTGCGAGGAGCCGTAACCGTGCGGAATATCGTAGCGCTCGAGGCCGAGGATGTCGACGCCGCGCTCGGCGAGGTGGGCGACCGCGGCGCTGCCCATTCCGCCGACGCCGAGAACGATGGCGTCGTGCCGATCACTCATGTCCGGGTGCACGACGACGGTCTCGA contains:
- the solA gene encoding N-methyl-L-tryptophan oxidase, with translation MSDRHDAIVLGVGGMGSAAVAHLAERGVDILGLERYDIPHGYGSSHGITRIIRLAYHEHPAYVPLLQRAYDLWEELEADHDRRLLYRTGSIDAGPADSSLVEGSKRACEEHDLEYERLSSAELADRHPGYRLPDDYEAIYQPDGGYLVPEQCIVAHVNRAHRAGATIRARERAVDWRPTPDGGVRVETDHDTYEADRLVVAAGAWAARFVDALEAVAVPERQALAWLQPAEPELFTPDRFPVWILQASDGLFYGFPVHGVPGFKLGRYHHREETVDPDAFEREPTQEDERLLREFAERYFPDGAGPTMRLKTCLFTNTPDDHFVLDTLPDHPNVAVGAGFSGHGFKFASVIGEILADLALKGETDHPIGMFSLDRF